Proteins from a genomic interval of Hornefia porci:
- a CDS encoding GHKL domain-containing protein: MKITSSAKQEKIRLNRNNIRTVSAALRAVLLFLILLSIILTLAPQRDFESYPKKEAAVISRVTITVNGKTKDMQLPCTIRTKKARTQVTVTFQVPKRAEARDMLYVKTVYCPLTVSLNGRTLAQLGDLSYYPSFMRDPATEVRFVALPSDAGERTITLTYLSPEGRDYIALHAPIIGKVGPVTSVLRQDRQFPFALALLQIFIGVSVMLVTASALRRESDIRAVFWLGLFSLCAGIWELGENNLTLLLFDKPALLYILDFMGLECLLIPFIRFLRCILDLTRARLIVPLDCLAAAAPIVSLTLQLTGTVPLYQSIKFFHILIPTGFLYILFHSLREYCRKRDSNSLHIVFSLLILFTSATLEALNYYLRLLWQNALLFEAGMTIFILYSGFLSVRYFYMTSRQRKKMETDMRMMTIEAREQKKHSLLIMENERKTRALRHDMRQSLIAIKSLAEQNNTAKLIRYIDSLVDHIPSTVRTYCDNPMINAIVSYYASACEQQGIEFEAHLAIAADDTAMQIQDVDLCAVFGNLLENALEACERMETGRRFVTLNSICHLNTLTIVMDNSYDGKAERSGELFRSGKRDNGEVGIGLSSIRGIARMYSGDARFDADGTVFRSSVYMHLQ, from the coding sequence ATGAAAATCACCTCTTCAGCAAAGCAAGAAAAAATCCGTCTGAACCGCAATAATATACGGACAGTCTCCGCCGCACTGCGGGCTGTTCTTCTGTTCCTGATCCTGCTGAGCATCATTCTCACGCTGGCTCCCCAGCGTGACTTCGAGTCATATCCGAAAAAGGAAGCGGCGGTTATCAGCCGCGTGACGATTACGGTGAACGGGAAGACAAAGGACATGCAGCTTCCGTGCACGATCCGGACAAAAAAAGCCCGGACGCAGGTGACTGTAACCTTTCAGGTGCCGAAACGCGCAGAGGCGCGGGATATGCTGTACGTAAAGACCGTCTACTGCCCGCTCACGGTTTCCCTCAACGGCCGGACTCTGGCGCAGCTGGGCGACCTGAGCTACTACCCGTCCTTTATGCGCGATCCCGCGACGGAGGTGCGTTTTGTGGCTCTGCCGAGCGACGCCGGGGAACGGACGATCACCCTTACATACCTCTCTCCGGAGGGCCGGGACTACATCGCGCTGCACGCCCCGATAATCGGGAAGGTCGGTCCCGTAACCTCGGTGCTGCGTCAGGACCGACAGTTTCCGTTCGCGCTGGCCCTGCTGCAGATCTTCATCGGCGTCAGTGTCATGCTCGTCACCGCCTCCGCGCTTCGCAGGGAATCAGACATCCGCGCCGTCTTCTGGCTCGGACTCTTCTCCCTCTGTGCCGGAATCTGGGAGCTCGGCGAGAACAATCTGACCCTCCTGCTCTTCGACAAGCCGGCCCTGCTGTATATTCTGGATTTCATGGGGCTGGAATGCCTGCTGATCCCGTTCATCCGCTTCCTGCGGTGCATCCTCGACCTGACACGGGCCAGGCTCATCGTTCCTCTGGACTGCCTCGCCGCGGCCGCACCCATCGTATCTCTGACGCTGCAGCTCACCGGAACCGTTCCTCTGTATCAGAGCATCAAGTTCTTTCATATACTCATCCCGACAGGGTTCCTTTATATTTTGTTCCACAGCCTCCGGGAATACTGCAGAAAACGGGACAGCAACTCTCTCCACATCGTCTTCTCACTGCTGATTCTCTTCACCTCCGCCACGCTGGAAGCGCTGAACTACTATCTGCGCCTCCTCTGGCAGAATGCGCTGCTCTTTGAAGCGGGCATGACGATATTCATCCTGTACTCCGGCTTCCTCAGCGTCCGTTATTTCTATATGACCAGCCGGCAGAGGAAGAAGATGGAGACGGATATGCGGATGATGACCATCGAGGCCAGGGAACAAAAGAAACACTCCCTGCTCATCATGGAGAACGAGCGGAAGACACGGGCGCTGCGTCACGACATGCGTCAGAGCCTGATCGCGATAAAGTCCCTCGCTGAACAAAACAATACAGCGAAGCTGATCCGCTATATCGATTCCCTCGTCGATCACATCCCTTCGACGGTTCGCACATACTGCGACAATCCGATGATTAACGCGATTGTCTCCTACTACGCATCGGCCTGTGAACAGCAGGGAATCGAGTTCGAAGCGCATCTGGCGATTGCCGCGGACGATACGGCGATGCAGATTCAGGATGTGGATCTCTGCGCGGTGTTCGGAAACCTGCTGGAAAACGCGCTGGAGGCCTGTGAACGCATGGAGACCGGCAGACGCTTCGTCACGCTGAACAGCATCTGTCATCTCAATACCCTCACCATCGTGATGGACAACAGCTACGACGGGAAGGCGGAACGCTCCGGCGAGCTGTTCCGTTCCGGCAAACGGGACAACGGCGAGGTGGGCATCGGGCTCTCCTCCATTCGGGGCATCGCCCGGATGTACAGCGGCGACGCCCGGTTCGATGCCGACGGGACGGTCTTCCGCTCCTCCGTGTATATGCATCTGCAATAG
- a CDS encoding LytR/AlgR family response regulator transcription factor, translating into MEALKIAVCDDQEEEQKRLKEILRKIQAPPVTAVFFSRGEDLLEKFSANTYDLILMDIYMEGINGIDAVAKIREKDPGVPVAFITSSLDFALDSYRLSAIGYIEKPYEPEEIEKILNLARTLKINTPSLYAQKNHETIRVPFRDIQYLEQQRHQVSIVCSDGRSVLVYGKIADMMLQLDDDLFCRTHKSFCVNMDFIRSVNPELRCLVMKNGTNVPVRREIYPKVRKRYENHLFSKARKNPSEPQ; encoded by the coding sequence ATGGAAGCTTTGAAGATCGCGGTGTGCGATGACCAGGAGGAAGAACAGAAAAGGCTGAAAGAAATACTGCGGAAAATCCAGGCGCCGCCGGTCACGGCGGTATTCTTCAGCCGGGGAGAGGATCTGCTGGAGAAATTCTCGGCGAATACATATGATCTGATTCTCATGGATATCTATATGGAAGGCATAAACGGAATCGACGCCGTCGCGAAAATCCGTGAGAAGGATCCCGGCGTTCCGGTTGCGTTTATCACGTCCAGTCTGGACTTCGCGCTGGACAGTTACCGGCTCTCTGCCATCGGCTATATCGAAAAGCCGTATGAGCCGGAGGAAATCGAAAAGATCCTGAATCTCGCCCGCACGTTGAAGATCAACACGCCTTCTCTTTACGCACAGAAAAATCACGAAACCATCCGTGTGCCCTTCCGGGACATCCAGTATCTGGAGCAGCAGCGTCACCAGGTCAGCATCGTGTGCAGCGACGGGCGATCTGTTCTGGTCTACGGCAAAATCGCCGACATGATGCTGCAGCTGGACGATGACCTTTTCTGCCGCACCCACAAAAGCTTCTGTGTGAATATGGATTTCATCCGCTCCGTCAACCCGGAGCTCCGGTGTCTCGTCATGAAGAACGGCACGAACGTCCCTGTTCGCAGGGAAATCTATCCGAAAGTCAGGAAACGCTATGAAAATCACCTCTTCAGCAAAGCAAGAAAAAATCCGTCTGAACCGCAATAA
- a CDS encoding Ig-like domain-containing protein — translation MKALKTAGKQAGVAILAVMLAISMLTIMLPQTTYANTAPKQPVASINGQSGTNVSFVYSGKTKKVSWDSGSYENDPSISYTKKGDTTVTDEQPTDVGSYTLRLHFPSDPLGTVTYDAVTVTQDFTITQDTNTVSGLTMADFTYGNTPGKPSASSKYESGAITYAYYEDAACTVPVAISSTTAAGTYYVRATSKGTDNYKSDSATASFRILKKSAVSVPGTVTKDYTGAEITGLTDSDAYTVANAVHTDAGTYDITLTLKSGYTWEDGSTDPKTVKFTINKKKVAVPTVASKEYNGEAQKADIADTAEYAVTTNNGGKDGGSYDVVLTLKDTNNYVWANGDTKTTTVKFIITRTENYWIEGLQIQSWRVGETAQEPTAKAKWGTVQYKYYDENGSAIAKSEVSAAGTYYVEAYVEATDSLKALTSGKVKFQVYDKKTGVVLPAAADKAYTGEKQTSGLKATKDYTIVSDEGGTDVGTYTVTLRLSDRANCTWADGTSEDKEISWKITKAKNSWDTALSMADWTYGDKASSPAAEPHFGRVSEYKYYEKDGNSYTRISKPKNAGTYYVKAFVNGTDNYEALESGYVKFNIERQAVKVPTLKSKVYNAKAQTPDIDSELYGLYDYEAVTGAGTYTVKLKLKDSANYRWYGGKGSIATTEFKITKGENEFTKALSIEGWAYGKTPNEPSAEAKWGKVEYHYYTDKACTNEIDIDEETGAGTYYVKAVVPGNGNYDEISTSVSFKIAKAKVEIPTLKDLTYTGKAQKADIPKSPYYNEVPSKNEEHVNVGTYTAYIELTETDNFTWADGTLTKQHELEYKIVQAKNEWTEELKATSKNCDGDPAEVTAKAKFGDVEYTYYDSDLKKLDSAPTRPGKYFVEASVAGTDNYTGLKSDKVSFRITQADNEWTGELKAESKDYDGDPAEVSAAAKYGTVTYKYYDTDMNELDQAPTKPGAYYVKAIVEETDNYKGLESKTVKFTIKKLVVDIPAYTKASKYNGKLQTAEIPESGLYEVVENKGGIDAGEYKVVLKLKDPSIYAWNDGDQDGDGTITLPYLITKDDNEWTKDLSIDNWTYGKTAKKPVAEAKYGDVVYTYYSSSKKQLSAAPTMPGTYYVKATVTGTEGFSKLASGYVQFKIYKPALVLKAAPRTKTTETLKWSKLTKIDGYMVYYAKCGRDMKCYKTYSKSRTSTVMRSLKKNTAYKYKVKAYKVVNGKKVIVASASVAHALTGGYSKKYTDAKSISVPDKYVNLSVGESYKVKVKVTKLKKGRSLLDYDHDMYVRFSSSDSSIAYVAADGTIKGKQAGTCRINATALNGMTAVVYVTVVK, via the coding sequence ATGAAAGCGTTGAAAACAGCCGGCAAACAGGCAGGAGTTGCTATCCTGGCCGTCATGCTGGCAATCTCGATGCTGACGATCATGCTGCCGCAGACCACATATGCGAACACAGCTCCGAAGCAGCCGGTCGCAAGCATCAACGGACAATCTGGCACTAATGTCAGTTTTGTTTACAGCGGGAAGACAAAGAAGGTGAGCTGGGATTCCGGCTCATACGAGAACGACCCGTCGATAAGTTATACTAAGAAAGGGGACACGACCGTTACGGACGAGCAGCCCACAGATGTAGGCAGCTATACCCTGAGACTGCATTTCCCGTCTGACCCGCTGGGAACGGTGACTTATGATGCGGTAACCGTGACGCAGGATTTCACAATCACGCAGGATACCAACACCGTGAGCGGACTGACCATGGCGGACTTCACATACGGAAATACGCCGGGCAAACCGTCGGCATCCTCCAAGTATGAGTCCGGCGCGATCACCTATGCATATTATGAGGATGCGGCCTGCACAGTTCCGGTCGCGATTTCCTCCACGACCGCCGCGGGAACCTACTATGTCAGGGCGACGTCAAAGGGCACCGATAACTACAAGAGCGACTCCGCGACAGCGTCCTTCAGGATCCTGAAAAAGAGCGCCGTGTCAGTTCCGGGAACGGTAACAAAGGATTACACCGGAGCGGAGATCACCGGTCTTACGGACAGTGACGCCTATACAGTCGCGAATGCGGTCCACACTGACGCCGGCACCTACGACATCACCCTGACTCTGAAATCAGGATATACATGGGAAGACGGATCCACCGATCCCAAGACCGTGAAATTCACCATCAACAAGAAGAAGGTGGCTGTGCCGACCGTCGCTTCCAAGGAATACAACGGCGAGGCGCAGAAGGCGGACATCGCGGATACCGCTGAATACGCCGTCACCACGAACAACGGCGGAAAAGACGGCGGATCCTATGATGTGGTTCTGACGCTGAAGGATACGAACAATTACGTCTGGGCCAACGGAGACACCAAGACGACCACCGTCAAGTTCATCATCACCAGGACAGAGAACTACTGGATCGAAGGTCTGCAGATCCAGAGCTGGAGAGTCGGTGAAACCGCACAGGAACCCACCGCCAAGGCGAAGTGGGGAACCGTTCAGTACAAGTATTACGATGAGAACGGCAGCGCCATCGCCAAATCAGAGGTCAGCGCGGCGGGAACCTACTATGTCGAGGCTTATGTAGAAGCGACCGACAGCCTCAAGGCGCTCACCTCCGGCAAAGTCAAGTTCCAGGTTTACGACAAGAAGACCGGCGTGGTTCTTCCGGCAGCAGCCGACAAGGCGTACACCGGTGAGAAGCAGACCTCCGGACTCAAGGCAACCAAGGATTATACCATCGTCAGCGACGAAGGCGGCACAGATGTCGGTACCTATACCGTCACTCTGCGCCTGAGCGATCGTGCCAACTGTACATGGGCGGACGGAACCAGCGAGGACAAAGAAATCTCCTGGAAGATCACCAAGGCGAAGAACAGCTGGGATACCGCTCTCAGCATGGCAGACTGGACCTATGGCGACAAAGCCTCTTCACCGGCCGCAGAACCGCATTTCGGTAGAGTCAGTGAATATAAATATTACGAGAAGGACGGCAACAGCTATACCCGGATTTCCAAACCGAAGAATGCCGGCACCTACTATGTCAAGGCATTTGTAAACGGTACGGACAATTATGAGGCTCTGGAGTCCGGATATGTCAAGTTCAATATCGAAAGACAGGCCGTCAAGGTTCCGACTCTGAAGTCCAAGGTCTACAACGCCAAGGCGCAGACGCCGGACATCGATTCCGAGCTGTACGGGCTGTACGACTATGAAGCGGTGACAGGCGCGGGTACCTATACCGTGAAGCTGAAGCTGAAGGATTCCGCGAACTATCGCTGGTACGGCGGCAAAGGCAGCATCGCGACCACAGAATTCAAGATCACCAAGGGTGAGAACGAGTTCACAAAGGCTCTGAGCATCGAGGGCTGGGCGTACGGCAAAACGCCGAACGAGCCGAGCGCCGAGGCGAAATGGGGCAAGGTGGAATACCACTACTACACAGACAAAGCCTGCACCAATGAAATCGATATCGATGAGGAAACAGGCGCAGGAACATATTATGTGAAGGCAGTCGTTCCGGGGAACGGCAATTACGATGAGATCTCGACTTCAGTGTCCTTCAAGATTGCTAAAGCCAAGGTCGAAATTCCGACCCTGAAAGACCTCACATACACGGGCAAGGCACAGAAGGCAGACATTCCGAAGAGCCCGTACTACAACGAGGTTCCCTCCAAGAACGAGGAGCACGTCAATGTTGGAACCTATACCGCTTACATCGAGCTGACGGAAACCGACAACTTCACATGGGCGGACGGCACTCTGACGAAGCAGCATGAGCTTGAGTACAAGATCGTTCAGGCGAAGAACGAATGGACGGAAGAACTCAAGGCTACGAGCAAGAATTGTGACGGAGATCCGGCGGAAGTGACTGCAAAGGCGAAATTCGGCGATGTCGAGTACACCTACTATGACAGCGATCTGAAGAAGCTGGACAGCGCTCCGACCAGACCGGGCAAATATTTTGTGGAGGCTTCTGTCGCAGGAACCGATAACTACACCGGTCTGAAATCCGACAAGGTATCCTTCCGGATCACTCAGGCCGACAACGAGTGGACCGGCGAACTGAAGGCGGAGAGCAAGGATTACGACGGAGATCCGGCTGAGGTAAGCGCGGCTGCAAAGTACGGAACGGTCACATACAAGTACTATGACACCGATATGAACGAGCTTGACCAGGCTCCGACCAAACCGGGCGCCTACTACGTCAAGGCGATCGTCGAGGAGACCGACAACTATAAGGGGCTGGAATCCAAGACTGTGAAGTTCACGATTAAGAAACTCGTTGTGGACATTCCGGCTTACACGAAGGCCTCCAAGTACAACGGAAAGCTGCAGACCGCGGAGATTCCGGAGTCCGGGCTTTACGAGGTCGTTGAGAACAAGGGCGGAATCGACGCCGGTGAATACAAGGTTGTTCTGAAGCTCAAGGATCCTTCCATCTATGCGTGGAATGACGGCGATCAGGACGGCGACGGAACGATTACGCTGCCTTATCTCATCACAAAGGATGATAATGAGTGGACAAAGGATTTGTCCATCGACAACTGGACATACGGAAAAACTGCGAAGAAGCCGGTCGCCGAGGCGAAATACGGAGACGTCGTCTACACGTATTACAGCAGCAGCAAGAAGCAGCTCAGCGCCGCTCCGACCATGCCGGGCACTTACTACGTCAAAGCGACGGTAACCGGCACCGAGGGCTTCAGCAAGCTGGCTTCCGGATACGTGCAGTTCAAGATTTACAAGCCGGCGCTTGTTCTGAAGGCTGCGCCGCGCACAAAGACGACGGAGACTCTGAAATGGAGCAAGCTGACCAAGATTGACGGCTACATGGTTTACTATGCGAAGTGCGGACGCGACATGAAGTGTTACAAGACCTACAGCAAGTCCCGCACCAGCACGGTGATGAGAAGCCTGAAGAAGAATACGGCGTATAAGTACAAAGTCAAAGCGTACAAGGTTGTTAACGGCAAGAAGGTTATCGTTGCTTCCGCGAGCGTTGCCCACGCGCTTACAGGCGGATACAGCAAGAAGTACACTGATGCGAAATCCATCTCTGTACCGGACAAGTATGTCAACCTCTCTGTTGGTGAAAGCTACAAGGTCAAGGTCAAGGTGACCAAGCTCAAGAAGGGCCGCAGCCTCCTGGACTACGACCATGACATGTACGTCAGATTCAGCTCTTCGGATTCGTCCATCGCATACGTGGCGGCTGACGGTACGATAAAGGGCAAGCAGGCGGGAACCTGCAGAATCAATGCTACAGCTTTGAACGGTATGACCGCGGTTGTATATGTTACAGTCGTGAAGTAA
- the ygiD gene encoding 4,5-DOPA dioxygenase extradiol, with protein sequence MNKMPVVFSGHGDPMIALRRDALTEEMGHTGDRILKEHGRPQAILSVSAHWYTRGTFVQTAENPRQIYDMYGFPEELYQVRYPVSGCEKLSDRVRALLGSRVAANDEWGIDHGTWSVLVHMFPKADIPVVQLSVDSTGTAADALEIGRKLAVLREEGYLIFGSGNVVHNLRLVDWDNPGGTGQAEAFNRYIADAVLTGETDKVVNYESGPEAAYAVPTPEHFLPLIYCLGAADGDSARIFNNVCSLGSMAMTGFVFGER encoded by the coding sequence ATGAATAAAATGCCTGTAGTGTTCTCCGGGCACGGAGATCCGATGATTGCCCTCCGCAGGGATGCACTGACGGAGGAAATGGGTCATACAGGGGATCGTATTCTGAAGGAGCACGGCCGGCCGCAGGCGATACTGTCCGTTTCCGCGCACTGGTACACGAGGGGAACCTTCGTGCAGACTGCCGAAAATCCAAGGCAGATTTACGATATGTATGGTTTTCCGGAGGAGCTGTATCAGGTCCGTTATCCCGTATCCGGATGTGAAAAGCTGTCTGACCGGGTGCGGGCGTTGCTCGGCAGCAGGGTCGCGGCGAATGACGAATGGGGAATCGATCACGGCACCTGGTCGGTTCTGGTTCATATGTTCCCGAAGGCGGATATTCCTGTGGTGCAGCTTTCAGTGGACAGTACGGGAACCGCTGCGGACGCGCTGGAAATCGGGAGAAAGCTTGCCGTGCTGCGGGAAGAGGGTTATCTGATTTTCGGAAGCGGAAACGTGGTTCACAACCTTCGCCTGGTCGACTGGGACAATCCCGGCGGAACCGGGCAGGCGGAGGCCTTTAACCGATATATCGCAGACGCGGTTCTGACAGGGGAAACCGACAAGGTCGTGAATTATGAGTCCGGTCCGGAAGCGGCGTATGCGGTTCCGACGCCGGAGCATTTTCTTCCGCTGATATACTGCCTCGGCGCGGCGGACGGCGACAGCGCCCGGATATTCAATAATGTCTGCAGCCTCGGCTCCATGGCGATGACAGGCTTTGTGTTCGGAGAGAGATAA
- a CDS encoding epoxyqueuosine reductase produces the protein MNITDKLKQCMDENDIDLYGIADVELMNEKARPGRRPEDMFPSARAVIIIGVGLPDTFLRGWVRNGRSGKFYSTALLELDRRVLLVKRFLRQQGYHTFGGQSYGGGLFSTGVRFGDAAASCGMGYIGKSNALITPKYGPRINMIYLATDAPLEPTTPAGAETAAEDRSPADIDTVTEKGEASPDPNAAAVSGCGDCTACQKICMSGAILGDGFFHARQCEAMINARPNQQYYSEFVSRDCDLCLAVCPKGELNWRKEPGGPLKWEGTK, from the coding sequence ATGAATATAACAGATAAACTGAAGCAGTGCATGGATGAAAACGATATCGACCTATACGGAATCGCGGATGTAGAGCTGATGAATGAGAAAGCGAGGCCGGGGCGCAGGCCCGAGGATATGTTCCCGTCAGCCAGGGCTGTCATCATAATCGGAGTAGGCCTGCCGGACACATTTCTCCGGGGATGGGTGAGGAACGGCCGGAGCGGGAAATTCTATTCCACCGCGCTGTTGGAGCTGGATCGAAGAGTTCTGCTTGTGAAACGTTTTCTGCGGCAGCAGGGGTATCACACCTTTGGGGGACAAAGCTATGGCGGAGGTCTTTTTTCTACCGGCGTCCGCTTTGGCGATGCTGCCGCCAGCTGCGGCATGGGCTACATCGGAAAGAGCAACGCACTGATAACGCCTAAATACGGACCCAGAATCAATATGATCTATCTGGCTACGGACGCACCTCTGGAGCCGACAACGCCGGCCGGAGCTGAAACTGCTGCAGAGGACAGGAGCCCCGCTGACATCGATACGGTGACGGAGAAAGGCGAAGCCTCGCCGGATCCAAATGCGGCGGCAGTGTCCGGCTGCGGCGACTGCACCGCCTGTCAGAAAATCTGCATGAGCGGAGCAATCCTGGGAGACGGCTTTTTTCATGCGCGTCAGTGTGAGGCGATGATTAACGCCCGCCCAAACCAGCAGTATTACAGTGAATTTGTCAGCAGGGACTGCGACCTGTGCCTGGCTGTCTGCCCCAAAGGCGAGCTTAACTGGCGGAAAGAACCGGGCGGTCCGCTGAAGTGGGAGGGAACAAAATGA
- a CDS encoding 4Fe-4S double cluster binding domain-containing protein: protein MKKDWKSPRSREQVTAQIPEEYQRRDAETQNRRELTFLLQEAAFSDHIPIYCAIDLTRLSDEERAMFDGFRFTPRGAVVLGQTIRDMFLYAEQDIPGNKGFRPVTAAQLIAENYLMEYREKLEIQGYQTEIIAPEAIPDPTLSAMLAASHKGYAGRNGRFLAGAYGCRVSAGIIVTDAPLMGGDYRFPDVDPADSPCRSCRKCIDACPAGALTGTSFVREKCVNYRNDPAHYSSPGTHTRLKCMACMTACPAE from the coding sequence ATGAAGAAAGACTGGAAATCTCCAAGAAGCAGGGAGCAGGTGACCGCGCAGATTCCGGAGGAGTACCAGCGCCGGGACGCTGAAACGCAGAACCGGCGGGAGCTGACATTTCTTCTTCAGGAAGCGGCCTTCTCAGACCATATTCCGATTTACTGCGCGATAGATCTGACGCGTCTTTCCGATGAAGAGAGGGCGATGTTCGACGGCTTCCGCTTCACACCGCGCGGCGCTGTTGTACTCGGACAGACGATTCGTGATATGTTTCTTTATGCGGAGCAGGACATCCCCGGGAACAAAGGTTTCCGACCGGTGACTGCCGCTCAGCTTATTGCTGAGAACTACCTGATGGAGTATCGGGAGAAGCTGGAAATACAGGGTTATCAGACGGAAATCATCGCACCGGAAGCGATACCTGATCCGACGCTCTCCGCGATGCTGGCCGCCAGCCACAAAGGCTATGCGGGCAGGAACGGGCGGTTCCTGGCCGGCGCTTACGGGTGCCGTGTCAGCGCCGGTATAATCGTGACAGACGCTCCGCTGATGGGAGGCGATTACCGTTTCCCGGATGTGGATCCGGCGGACAGTCCGTGCCGAAGCTGCAGAAAATGTATCGACGCATGCCCCGCAGGGGCCCTCACCGGGACTTCCTTTGTACGCGAAAAATGCGTAAATTACCGGAACGACCCGGCGCATTACAGCAGCCCCGGGACCCACACCCGCCTGAAATGCATGGCCTGCATGACCGCCTGCCCCGCAGAATAG